One Myxococcus stipitatus genomic window, GAGTACGGCCGCCCGCGCACCGCGAAGTGGCCCTTCCCCATCCCCGACGACGAGCGGTTGCGCCCCATCCTCCCCTCCCTCAAGGCCTCGGACACCCCGCTGCCGCCGGACGAGCGTCCCCCGCGCTCGCGCGTGCCCGGGGAGGCCGTGGCGACGGACGCCGGGCGCAGGCTCTCGCCGATGCTGGAGCGCGTGCGCGCCACGACGCTCGCGGGCATCCGGGTGGTCGACGCGCAAGGCGTGGTCGTGGCGAGCAGCGGCGCGGAGTTGATCGGCACCACGCTCGCGGACCGCCCCGAAATCCAACGGGCCCTGCGTGGAGAACCCGCGAGCGTCCTGCGCCGCCGCCACGCCGAACCCGAGGACACCTCCCTCGCCTCGCTCAGCCGGGACACCGGCATCCGCGTGTCCGTGGCGCTGCCCGTGCTCGATGGCGAGCGTGTCTGGGGCGCGGTGCTGCTGACGCGCACGCCCATGACGTTCGCCAAGGCCGTCTACGCGGACCGCTGGAACCTGGGCGCCACGGGGCTGGTGCTGCTGGGGGCCCTGGCGACGATGTCGGTGGCCGCCGCCGCGCTCCTCGGGCGACCGGTGCGCGCGCTGGTGCGGCAGACGCGCGCCATCGCCGCCAGCGCGCCGGAGGGCTTCGAGCCCGTGGCCCGGCCCGTCGTCGCGGAGCTGGCCGAGCTGTCGGAGTCCCTGGCGGGCATGGCCACGGCGCTGCGCGACAGGAACCAGTACATCCGCTCGTTCGCGGCCAACGTGTCCCACGAGTTCAAGACACCGCTCGCCGGCATCCAGGGCGCGGTGGAGCTCCTGCGCGACAGCGCGGACGCGATGACCCCGGAGCAGCGCGCGCGCTTCCTCGCCAACGTCGACGCGGATGCCCGACGCCTGACGCGGCTGGTGCAGCGCCTGCTCGAGCTGGCCCGCGCCGACTCGATGACGGCCACGCCGGCCCGAGTGGAGCTGGCGCCCCTGCTGACCGCCCTCGCCACGCGCGCGCGGGAGGAAGGCGTCGCCCAGGTCGACGTGGCTCCCGTGCCCACGGGCCTCGAGGCCCCGCTGCCAGCGGAGGTCCTGGGCGACGTGCTCTGGCAGCTCGTCACCAACGCCCGCCAGCACGGCGGCGAGCAGGTGAAGGTCGCGCTCGGGGTGGAGACCCCTGGCGCCGGCTTCGTGCGCGTCGTCGTGCGGGACGACGGGCGCGGCATCTCCGACGCCAACCGCGCCCGCATCTTCGACGCCTTCTTCACCACGGCCCGCGAGCACGGCGGCACCGGGCTGGGCCTCACCATCGCCCAGTCCATGCTGCGCGCCTTCGGCGCCTCCCTCGAGCTGCTCCCCGCCCATGAGGGCGCGCCCGGCGCGGCCTTCGCCGTGGCGCTCACGTCCCCGGCGGCTCAGCGGAAGTAGCTCTGGGAGATGTCCACCGAGTAGCCCAGCTCCAACGTGGGCGCGGAGGCCGCCACCAGGTACTGACGGAAGTGCAGCACCTTGCCCGGCAGCGACGCGGCCTCCATCGCCGGAGCGTCCGCGGCGTCGACCTGCTCCAGGCTGCCCCCCTCGCGGCGATAGTTGAACACCGAGGGGAAGTGCGCCCGGGCACGCAGCTCCGCCACGGGCCAGGACACGCGCGGCAGCGCCAGCTTCAGCCGCCCGGAGAGGTGGAACACGCCCAGCTCGCGCGTGAGCACCACCTCCAGCGCGCCCCCCGTCTCTCCCAGGCGGGCCGGCGCCACCTTCAGGTTCACCACGCCGCCCTCCGCCTCGGCGGGGACGGGGATGGCGTTGAGGGTGACGCGCTCCAACGCGTGGCCCTCCGGCAGCATCAGCTCCAGGGGTTGCTCCCGGTCCAGGCTCAGCGTGTAGGCGACGCGCAGCGTGGCGCGCCCCTCCAGGGTGGACACCCACGTGGCGGACGCCTCGGTGATGCGAGGCTCCAGCGGAGGCCGGACCTGGACCTTCTCCCCCCGGGCCACTGGCGCCGCCGCGCGCCAGCCCACCCTCAACGCCCCCTGCGCGGGATAGACGGTGAAGCCCTCCCCCGCGCTGGACGGCAGGGGCTCCATCAGCGTGAACACGGACGTGTCCGCCTCCAGCGTCAGGGGCACGGGCGCGGCGTGCGCGCCGAAGCGCAGCTGCGCGCGGCGCTCGGCTCCCGCCGCGGAGGAGCGGACGGCGAGCCCCACCTCCAGCTCGTATCGGCCGGCCTTGCGCGTGACGAGGCACAGGTAGCCGTCCACCACGCCCACCGTGGCCCCCTCGAGCGTGGGCAGCCGCGTGGGGTACGTGTCCGCGTCGAGCTGGAGCAGCCGCACCTGGGTCCACCGCCCGTCCGCGAGCACCTCGACCTCGAAGTGCCCCTCCACCAGGAGGGCCTCCGCGGTGAGGCGCCCCGTGAGGTCGCTCTTCACGAGCGCCTCCATGGGAGGAGGCGCGGCGGGGGCCTCGCGCTGGGCGTAGAGCGGGATGAGGTCCTGCAGCGGAACCGTGGCGGTGCCGGAGGGACGCGACGCGTCCTCGGCGAGGACGTCCGGGGACAGCGTGGACAGGAGCACGGCGATGAGAATGGGAAGGGTGCGCATGGTGGGCTCAGCTCGCTTCCGAGGAGGACGCGGGGACGGACACGGGCTCCGCGCGAGGCGGGCCCCCGGGCTGGGACAGGTCGGACAGGAAGGCGCGCACGCCGGCGCGGGTGGAGAGGACCATCAGCCCGAGCAGCGCGGCGAGGATCTCCAGCGTGTAGATGAGGCCGGTGTAGCCCTCGAGGATGACGGCGCCCGTGGGCACCAGCAACGTGGCGCCCCAGAGGCCCGCCAGCACGGCGGGCTTCTCCTCCGGGAAGAGCCAGCGCGCATAGGCCACCACCGCCGCGCCCAGGCCCAGCGCGCTCACCGCGTAGGCCACGTAGAAGTTCATGAACGCCGCCAGGTACGCGAGCAGCACGAAGAAGAAGCCATAGACGGCGGCGAGCAGATACGACTCGTGCAGCGCCAGCTGCCGCTTGTGCCGCAGCCCGAGCGCGGCCAGCAGCGCGACCAGCGCGAGGAAGGGAACCCAGGCGCGACCGGCCATGCGCGCCACCATCGAGTCGAACGTCTTCTCCGACGGGAGGATGACGCCCAGGTTGACGCCGGACTCCAGCGACTGGAACGCCCAGTCCAACGAGACGCTGTCGCCCGACTGCCGCACCTCCGACGCGGACAGCACCCCCGGCGGATAGTCGTAGTTGTCCCCGCCCTCCACGGCGAGGTGGACGCGCACGTCGCGCGCGGAGAGGGCCGGGTCGAGCTTGTAGACGAACGAGTCGAGCCCCCGGGCCCGGTACCGGATGACGAAGCGCGCGGTGGCCTCCTTGGCGATGCGGCCCGTCCAGACGAGGCGGTTGCCGGACTCGCCCAGGTCCAGGCTGGCCTCCTGACCGTCGACGAGGAACTGGAGCTCCGACAGCAGCACCTGGGACTTGTCCATCTCCATGGGGAAGATGAACGCCACGTCGATGTCATGGCCCTCGCGGTTGACGACGGCGTACTCCGCGCCGAGGTTGAAGTCGAAGCCGGAGAAGTAGCGCAGGCCCCGCTTGCGGTAGTTCATCTTCGCCTGCACCTCGACGTGCTGCCGGTCGAAGGCCAGGGGCTTGAGCTCCGTGAAGATGGTGCCGCTGTGCACGTAGCGCAGCGACGGCGCGGGCTGCACCACGGGGGCGCCCCACCGGTCCTCCACCCCGGCCGCCAGCTCCGAGTTGGCGAAGTCCGTGCGGTCCACCACCTGGCCGGCGATGACCGCCGTGGCGAAGACGACGATGAGGAGGCTGCCGAAGACGTGGTGGGCGACGAGCCACCGCAGCGCCGTGCGGAGGGTGCCCTCGGACGTCCTCGGCGGACGTGGAGTGGGAGTCGGAGCGTTCATGGGCACAGGATGGCCACCCGCCTTGCAACCCGGATGGCCACCCCGTGCACGTCATGAGGAAAGATTGTGCGGATTTCGTGCAGGCCGCGCAGGGCCCGCTCACGTCAGTGCACGGCCAGCAGCCGCACGTCGAACACGCGCGTGAGGCAGGACTGGTTCGCCACCGAGTCCAGGTGCTGGGCGCGGTCGCGAATCTCGAAGAACGGGCGGACGGTGCCGGAGACCGGGTCCACGACGTTGAAGGGCGTCAGCGGGTTGGCCATGCCGGTGGCCAGGAAGGGCGACAGCACGCCCGTCTCGCTGATGTGCGTGAAGTCCGGGGTGCTCGTCTCGCGCGCGTGGCAGCCATTGCAGGTGTTGAGCGAGAACTTGTGGCGCGCGTTGTTGTTGAGGATGCCCGTGGCCTTCCAGAAGGTGGTGCCCGGCAGCGGGATGCGGGGGTTGGCGCCGAGGAAGTTCTGGGAGAGGAAGGTGGGCGGCACGGAGTACGTGTTGGCGAGGATGGCCGCCTCGTTGGTGTTCACGAAGTCGCGGAAGATGGGCTGGTTGTTGCGCGTGTCCCCCGGCGTCAGCACCGTCTCCGTCTCCGTGAGGAAGGCGGGGCCCGGATTCAGGTGGAACTCCCGCAGCTCCCACGGCGAGGCGAGCATGAAGTCGTTGGTGCGGATCTGGTTGATGGCGTTGCCGTGGGGCTTGGACGGGTCCGCGCCCGCGACCACGACCTGCTCGGTGAGGGCCTCCAGCGCCGCGTTGTAGGCCGGGCTGCCGAGGATCAGCCCCGGGTTGGACAGCGCCAGCCATTGCTGCGCCCACGTGCGCACCGCCGTGCAGCTCGTCTTGGGGACGTTGTACTCGAAGATGACCAGCAGCTCGCGCACGGCGCAGCCCGCGCTGCGGTCCACGCCCGCGAACACGAAGCGCAGCTCGCCGCCGCCGCTGGAGCCGCCGTAGCCCCCCGTCCCGGCGCCCTTGCCCAGGTCCAGGCGGTTGACGATGGCCACCAGCTTGAAGCCCGCCTTCGTCATGTCCAGCTGGCCGCCGATCTTCGGCCACGGGGTGATGATCTTCGAGTTCACCGCGGTGCGGGAGTTCACCGTCCAGCCGTTGATGACCTGCGCGGTGCTCCACTTGTTCAGCCACCCCAGCGTGAGGTTCGACGGCGAGGTGAAGCCGCCCGCCATCTCCGTCATCAGGTGGTTGAACGTCCAGACGCCGTTCGGGTTGCCCGAATTGGTGCACGGATCATACGTGCGCGTCGGGTCGTTGATGACGTTGGGGTGGGTGATGATGAGCGACTTGTTGGGCGTCACGTCGGAGAGCAGGCCCACCGGCGTCAACGGGATGGTCCGCCCCGGCTTGAAGATGTCCGGCGACAGCGCGACGACCTTCCGCTCCTCCACCACCTCGCGGTTGTTGATGACGGCGAAGGTGAGCGGCACGTCCGGCTGACGCTGCTGGACCTGGGTGATGCGCTCCTGCGTCTTCAGGTGGTTGACGAGGTCGACCTCGGCGATGGCGGAGAAGACCCCGTCGCCCGCCTTCTCGTCGCCGTCCGTGCCGTCGTCACGCAGGGCGATGGGCTTGTCGCTGTCCGAGACGGCGGGGACCTCCTTGAATTGCTTCTCCTGCCCCTGCGCCAGCCGCGCGCGGACCAGGCTCTTGGTCAGCGAACCGATGGTGTCGTCCAACGGCACCACGTCGAGTGACTGGACGAGCGGCACCGGCCGGTCCGCGGGCACCGGCTCGGCCGTCGCCGCCTGGGACTGCTCCCCGCGTGGCGCGCCCGCCTCCTGCGCCTCGCCACCACCACAACCCACGCACAACGTCGCCGCGAGCACACCAGACCACGCCCACTTCAGGCCCAGGGCCTTCTTCGGGAACCACTGCGTCATGGATGCATCCTCCAGGGGTGTACAGCGGCCTCCCCCGAGTGCACCGCACAGGCCAGCCCCCGCCGCCCGCCAGGAGGCGCCTCCCCCCTGAGTCACCGTGACACCCCACGCTACAGACACAGCTCGGTTGTAACTTGCCGCGTTACACGCCCGCGCATTCCCTTGGATTGACGTGAGGTTGTGCCCTCCGGACAAACCGGCTCAAATCCAGCAAATGGAGAGAGTCGAGGAGATCTACCAGGGCTTCGTGGTCGATCATCAACTCGAGCGGTCCGGCCTCTTCGAGGCCCTTCGCGAGCGCTATGCCTCGCTGGACGCGGTGCTCTACCCCGGCTGCTTCGTGCACCTGACGCCCTCCTTCTTCTTCCAGCACGTGGTGTACGTGGACCGCAACGACCTGGCCCGCGGCTTCTTCGGCAACAAGGAGGGCGTGCTGCGCAAGGTCCGCTCGCGGCAGCAGTACGCGCAGCCGCCGCACATCCGCTTCATCGCGCAGGACTACCTGCAGCCGCTGCCGGTGCTCGAGGAGAGCTTCGACCTGCTGCTGGCGCTCTATGCCGGCGGCATCTCCCGCGCGTGCGGGAGGTACCTGCGCGTCGGAGGGCTGCTGGTGACGAACGACCACCACGGCGACGCCACGGAGGCCGCGACCGAGGAGAACCTGGACCTGGTCGCGGTGGTGCGGGAGCAGCGCGGCCGGTACACGTTCGACGAGCAGGCCCTGGACACGTACCTCGTGCCGAAGTCCCCGGGCCGCCCCGCGCGCGGACGTGTCGTCCCGTCGCGACCGGAGCTCGCCCGCACCGCCGACTACTACGTGTTCCGCAAGTCGCGCCCGGCCCCCTCGTCCCTGGAGCCCGGACGCTTCTCCCCTCCCCACTGAGGCGCGCGCTCAGCGGACGGGGACGTCCACCGGCAGGGGCCGCACCTGGAGCTGCTTGGAGGCGAGGAAGTCCGCGTTGAAGACCTTGGAGGCGTAGCGGCTGCCGTGGTCGCACAGGAGCGTGACGATGCGCTGCCCCTTGCCGGGCAGCCGGCGCGCCAGCTCATACGCCGCGCGGGCGTTGAGGGCGGCGGAGGTGCCCACCACGAGCGCGTCCTCGCGCGCCAGGTGGTAGAGCATCTCCAGCATCTCCTGGTCCCCCAGGCGCATGGCGTCGTCCACGCGCGCGGCGAGGAAGTTGGCGGTGAGCCGCATGATGCCGATGCCCTCCGTGATCGAGGAGCCCGGGCCCTCCAGCCGCCCCTCCTTCACCTGCGTGTAGAGGCCGGAGCCGGGCGGGTCCACCAGCACCACGCGCACCGCGGGGTTGCGCTCCTTGAGGTAGCGGCTCACGCCGGACATCGTCCCGCCGCTGCCCACGGAGGCGACGAGCACGTCCACGCGGCCCTCGCACTGCTCCCAGATTTCGGGGCCGGTCGTCTCGTAGTGGAAGTCGCCGTTGGCCGTGTTTTCGAACTGGTTGGCCCAGAACCAGCCGTGCTGCTCCGACAACAGGCGCGCCTGGTGGAAGAAGTGGCCCGGGTTGGCGAAGGGCACCACGGGCACCTTGCGGACCTCCACGCCCATGGCCTCCAGGTACTCGTACTTCTCGCGCGCCTGGTTGTCCGGCATCGTCACGACCACGCGGTAGCCGCGCTCGCGGCCCAAGAGCCCCAGGCCGATGCCGGTGTTGCCCGCGGTGCCCTCGACGATGGTGCCGCCGGGCTTGAGCAGGCCCTGCGCCTCCGCGCGCTGGATGATGCCCTTGGCGGCGCGATCCTTGATGCTGCCGCCCGGGTTCATGAATTCGGCCTTGCCCAGGATTTCATGACCGGTGAGCCGGCTGAGCGAGCCGATGCGCAACAGCGGGGTGTTCCCCACCGCGTCCCAGA contains:
- a CDS encoding sensor histidine kinase translates to MGSAIGSPSPSPRARPRLWMVFAVVGLAGFVLTLGGLAFVRVYDDQLIRQTEMELITQGAVVVEVHHALLAGYVGPREYGRPRTAKWPFPIPDDERLRPILPSLKASDTPLPPDERPPRSRVPGEAVATDAGRRLSPMLERVRATTLAGIRVVDAQGVVVASSGAELIGTTLADRPEIQRALRGEPASVLRRRHAEPEDTSLASLSRDTGIRVSVALPVLDGERVWGAVLLTRTPMTFAKAVYADRWNLGATGLVLLGALATMSVAAAALLGRPVRALVRQTRAIAASAPEGFEPVARPVVAELAELSESLAGMATALRDRNQYIRSFAANVSHEFKTPLAGIQGAVELLRDSADAMTPEQRARFLANVDADARRLTRLVQRLLELARADSMTATPARVELAPLLTALATRAREEGVAQVDVAPVPTGLEAPLPAEVLGDVLWQLVTNARQHGGEQVKVALGVETPGAGFVRVVVRDDGRGISDANRARIFDAFFTTAREHGGTGLGLTIAQSMLRAFGASLELLPAHEGAPGAAFAVALTSPAAQRK
- a CDS encoding choice-of-anchor X domain-containing protein, with product MTQWFPKKALGLKWAWSGVLAATLCVGCGGGEAQEAGAPRGEQSQAATAEPVPADRPVPLVQSLDVVPLDDTIGSLTKSLVRARLAQGQEKQFKEVPAVSDSDKPIALRDDGTDGDEKAGDGVFSAIAEVDLVNHLKTQERITQVQQRQPDVPLTFAVINNREVVEERKVVALSPDIFKPGRTIPLTPVGLLSDVTPNKSLIITHPNVINDPTRTYDPCTNSGNPNGVWTFNHLMTEMAGGFTSPSNLTLGWLNKWSTAQVINGWTVNSRTAVNSKIITPWPKIGGQLDMTKAGFKLVAIVNRLDLGKGAGTGGYGGSSGGGELRFVFAGVDRSAGCAVRELLVIFEYNVPKTSCTAVRTWAQQWLALSNPGLILGSPAYNAALEALTEQVVVAGADPSKPHGNAINQIRTNDFMLASPWELREFHLNPGPAFLTETETVLTPGDTRNNQPIFRDFVNTNEAAILANTYSVPPTFLSQNFLGANPRIPLPGTTFWKATGILNNNARHKFSLNTCNGCHARETSTPDFTHISETGVLSPFLATGMANPLTPFNVVDPVSGTVRPFFEIRDRAQHLDSVANQSCLTRVFDVRLLAVH
- a CDS encoding cysteine synthase A → MAPRIGSLWDAVGNTPLLRIGSLSRLTGHEILGKAEFMNPGGSIKDRAAKGIIQRAEAQGLLKPGGTIVEGTAGNTGIGLGLLGRERGYRVVVTMPDNQAREKYEYLEAMGVEVRKVPVVPFANPGHFFHQARLLSEQHGWFWANQFENTANGDFHYETTGPEIWEQCEGRVDVLVASVGSGGTMSGVSRYLKERNPAVRVVLVDPPGSGLYTQVKEGRLEGPGSSITEGIGIMRLTANFLAARVDDAMRLGDQEMLEMLYHLAREDALVVGTSAALNARAAYELARRLPGKGQRIVTLLCDHGSRYASKVFNADFLASKQLQVRPLPVDVPVR